A section of the Corvus moneduloides isolate bCorMon1 chromosome 29, bCorMon1.pri, whole genome shotgun sequence genome encodes:
- the LOC116436292 gene encoding feather keratin 1-like codes for MSCYDLCRPCGPTPLANSCNEPCVRQCQDSRVVIQPSPVVVTLPGPILSSFPQNTAVGSSTSAAVGSILSEEGVPINSGGFGLSGLSGLGGRYCGRRCLPC; via the coding sequence atgTCCTGCTACGACCTGTGCCGGCCCTGCGGccccaccccgctggccaacagctgcaacgaGCCCTGCGTCCGGCAGTGCCAGGACTCCCGTGTGGTCATCCAGCCCTCGCCCGTGGTGGTCACCCTGcccgggcccatcctcagctccttcccccagaacaccgccgtgggatcctccacctccgctgctgtgggcagcatcCTGAGTGAGGAGGGAGTGCCCATCAACTCAGGGGGCTTTGGGCTCTCTGGGCTCTCTGGCCTTGGTGGCCGCTACTGTGGCCGGAGGTGCCTGCCCTGCTAG